The Myotis daubentonii chromosome 19, mMyoDau2.1, whole genome shotgun sequence genome window below encodes:
- the ZNF70 gene encoding zinc finger protein 70 yields MEVPPASKLGETFVFEDGLEMQQELFPEEDLGDAFLQERGLEQMAVIYKEIPLGEPNEEHDDYEGNFSLCSSPVQHQSIPQVNKPQDDDIFGQTFLQKSDLSVCQLIHDGEEPSKHDYELVGRGDSGPNEPHRTAQPPKPYACRECGKAFSQSSHLLRHLVIHTGEKPYECCECGKAFSQSSHLLRHQIIHTGEKPYECPECGKAFRQSSALTQHQKTHTGKRPYECRECGKDFSRSSSLRKHERIHTGEKPYQCKECGKSFNQSSGLSQHRKIHTLKKPHQCDLCGKAFCHRSHLIRHQRIHTGKKPYKCEECGKAFSQSSNLIEHRKTHTGEKPYKCHKCGKAFSQSSSLIEHQRIHTGEKPYECGQCGKAFCHSSALIQHQRIHTGKKPYACNECGKAFRHRSALIEHYKTHTREKPYECNKCGKSFRGSSHLIRHQKIHAGEKL; encoded by the coding sequence ATGGAGGTTCCCCCGGCATCCAAGCTTGGTGAGACCTTTGTGTTTGAAGATGGGTTAGAGATGCAGCAAGAACTTTTCCCAGAGGAGGACCTAGGGGACGCATTTCTTCAGGAAAGAGGTTTAGAGCAAATGGCTGTTATCTATAAGGAGATCCCTCTTGGGGAGCCAAACGAGGAACATGATGATTACGAGGGGAATTTCAGTCTGTGCTCAAGCCCTGTTCAGCATCAGAGTATTCCCCAAGTCAACAAACCCCAGGATGATGACATATTTGGCCAAACCTTCCTCCAGAAATCAGACCTTAGTGTGTGTCAGTTAATCCATGATGGAGAAGAACCCAGCAAACATGACTATGAGCTAGTGGGCAGGGGGGACTCGGGACCTAATGAGCCTCACAGAACTGCGCAACCACCAAAACCCTATGCGTGTCGGGAATGTGGGAAGGCCTTCAGCCAGAGCTCGCACCTTCTTAGGCACCTGGTGATCCACACTGGGGAGAAGCCCTACGAGTGCTGTGAGTGTGGGAAGGCCTTCAGCCAGAGCTCGCACCTCCTCAGACATCAGATAATCCACACCGGGGAGAAGCCCTACGAGTGCCCAGAATGTGGAAAAGCCTTTCGCCAGAGCTCAGCCCTCACACAACATCAGAAAACCCACACTGGGAAGAGACCCTATGAATGTAGGGAATGCGGGAAAGATTTCAGTCGGAGCTCCAGTCTGAGAAAACATgagagaattcatactggagaaaaaccttatcagtgtaaggaatgtgggaaatccttcaACCAGAGTTCAGGCCTGAGCCAGCATCGGAAAATCCACACCCTAAAGAAACCTCACCAATGCGATCTCTGCGGAAAGGCCTTCTGTCACAGGTCCCACCTCATTCGGCACCAGAGGATTCACACTGGGAAGAAACCGTACAAATGTGAAGAGTGTGGGAAGGCCTTCAGCCAGAGCTCCAACCTCATTGAGCATCGGAAGACCCACACCGGTGAGAAACCCTACAAATGCCACaagtgtgggaaagccttcagccAGAGTTCCTCCCTCATTGAGCACCAGCGGATTCACACTGGGGAGAAGCCTTATGAGTGCGGCCAGTGCGGGAAGGCCTTCTGCCACAGCTCCGCACTGATTCAGCACCAGAGAATCCACACCGGGAAGAAACCCTACGCGTGCAATGAGTGTGGCAAAGCCTTCCGGCACAGGTCGGCCCTTATCGAACATTATAAAACCCACACCAGAGAGAAACCCTACGAGTGTAACAAGTGCGGCAAGTCCTTCAGGGGGAGCTCACACCTTATTCGGCATCAGAAAATCCATGCTGGGGAGAAGCTCTAG